One segment of Radiobacillus kanasensis DNA contains the following:
- a CDS encoding ABC transporter substrate-binding protein, whose protein sequence is MSFFTALPDRETGMGGVEQQIIDAYMEENPNVTIEVEALQDEPYKDKIKIYSSTNQLPDIIQAWGQSSFIAPLIDNGLLHELDQADFEGMGFIEGSFAGFSKGDKIYGVPKNTDFLPLFYNKRLFEENGLKPPTTEEELIEVSKEFRELGINPVVTNGMEGWILPMWFDYALQRETGSFDLMDEALAGQATYTDPAVIAAAEKMKKMVDEGVFADGWLTADYGTARNLFGQEQAAMYLMGAWEMGLATDENFPESFRENVGVINYPVSENAEAGDLVIYQGGGYSIAENSEHKEEAVKFLKYYFQPENWAKLVWQSGAGMPAQNFEDFLTGDESQLQTEMIEIFNSVTSASGTPILDDSTPEFKETIMTLHQELFTGDITPEEFGEELDAAAAKAREASE, encoded by the coding sequence TTGAGCTTCTTTACAGCTCTTCCAGATCGTGAAACTGGTATGGGTGGAGTGGAGCAACAAATTATTGATGCTTACATGGAGGAAAACCCAAATGTGACCATTGAAGTGGAAGCGCTTCAAGATGAACCGTACAAGGATAAAATCAAAATTTACTCTTCTACAAATCAATTACCAGATATTATTCAAGCATGGGGTCAATCTTCTTTTATTGCACCATTAATTGACAACGGATTGTTACACGAGTTGGATCAAGCTGATTTTGAAGGCATGGGATTTATTGAAGGATCTTTTGCTGGGTTCTCAAAAGGAGATAAAATTTACGGCGTACCGAAAAACACAGACTTTTTACCGCTTTTCTATAACAAACGTCTTTTTGAAGAAAACGGTTTAAAGCCTCCTACTACAGAAGAGGAGTTAATTGAAGTATCTAAGGAATTCCGTGAATTAGGAATCAATCCTGTTGTTACAAACGGAATGGAAGGTTGGATTCTTCCAATGTGGTTTGACTATGCCTTACAGCGTGAAACAGGTAGCTTTGATTTAATGGATGAGGCACTTGCAGGTCAAGCTACTTATACAGACCCTGCAGTTATTGCAGCCGCTGAAAAAATGAAGAAAATGGTAGATGAAGGTGTATTTGCTGATGGTTGGTTAACAGCAGATTACGGGACTGCAAGAAACTTATTTGGTCAAGAACAAGCTGCTATGTATCTAATGGGTGCTTGGGAAATGGGGCTAGCAACAGATGAAAACTTCCCAGAAAGCTTTAGAGAAAATGTAGGTGTTATTAACTATCCAGTATCTGAAAACGCAGAAGCTGGTGATCTAGTAATTTATCAAGGTGGAGGATACTCTATCGCAGAGAACTCAGAACATAAAGAAGAGGCGGTTAAGTTTTTGAAATACTACTTCCAACCTGAAAACTGGGCTAAGTTAGTTTGGCAGAGCGGAGCTGGAATGCCAGCACAGAACTTCGAAGATTTCTTAACTGGCGATGAGTCACAACTTCAAACAGAAATGATTGAAATCTTTAACAGTGTAACATCTGCCAGTGGTACACCAATTTTGGATGATTCTACACCTGAATTTAAGGAAACGATTATGACGCTTCACCAGGAACTGTTTACTGGAGACATTACTCCAGAAGAATTTGGTGAAGAACTGGATGCGGCAGCAGCAAAAGCACGTGAGGCATCTGAATAA